Genomic DNA from Chaetodon auriga isolate fChaAug3 chromosome 13, fChaAug3.hap1, whole genome shotgun sequence:
TTTTGCAACACTTAAATTGCAGCTCCATTTGGTTGATAGAAACTTAGCAAAGCGATGGAAGAGACTTGTCCTATTCTGTATTTTGCAGTGGTACAGTGTGAGTGAACAGCTTGACAGATTCTTTGTCATCTTGCCTCCATCTGTGATTAGTCATTTCAAACTGCACTCAGCAATCTGGTCTAGCATCTTCTCTGCATGGTATTCAGTTGTGTGCTATTAAGCTTTGGCTGGTGGAGTAAATTGCAGTGGAGTAAGTTCACATCTGTGGATATGATAAGGCGAGCAATGCTgtgaaatgagacagaaaaagttatcagtgtgagtgcgtgtttgtgtggcatgcacacatttttcccTGCATTTGGCAACCGCTATCTCCATCTTCACAGGAAACGTCAGACTCAGAGGTGACAGtgtcaagcagcagcaggcaggtcGTCCCGGGCAGTCAGCAGCTACTTTTCAACCAAGAAACGATGGTACTGAACACTCTCTGTCACTGAGGTCACTGAGGTCCAACTCAGTTGGATGAAACTTTTCTAATGAGCTAAACTCTTTGATTCCCTTTTTGAGTTAAAACTTTAACAGATTTGTGTAATTAATGTTTGCGAATAGTCTTAGTAGTAGACAGATTGGGCTGAGATTGAAATGTTATAATCAATCGGAAAATGTGTAGTATTCATAGGAAAATGGTTGAATTTCTGTACTTCTTTTGAGCAGTTTTTCTTATCAGTAACGTCTTTTTgccatttctcattttaaatacaCAGGTGTCATACAGCAACAATAACTTGGAGTCAAGTTATGAAAACCATCAAAATGAAACAGGTAAGATGTCATTTAGATATTTTTATTCTCTGCATTGTACACTGTCACGGTCTGACAAATGTAAGGCCTGAAAACATATACTTATGTCTGTGCTGGCTTTCAGAAGAGGAGTTTCCCAGGTACACTACAAAAGAACTGAGGGATCACTTTGAAAGAACAATAGAAGAAGCTGCTCCACAGAAACCAATTAAGGTAAACATTTCCTTTCACTGACAGACCAAATTATTGAAAATATGAAGGAAAAGATAAGACATATTTATTAAGTTGTAATCCTTAAGATTTTAGTCTTGGTTTATTTGGTGACACCTGTGGTTATTGGTGGTAACAGCAAGTGCGGTTAACTACTTTAGCGAACATTATTTGAGTACCTTCTTCTACAGCTAAAGACCAACTGGTGCAGGATATCTGgttacagtgcagtaaaaaagactgttttaataaagaagtcactaaaaaaacatttaactaagtgacaaaaataaaatacagaaaatcgTGTTGTCAGCGCTAACTTGAGTGACAAATACACTGTTTCTTAGGGCtagttcaaaataaaagccctctTTGGTTTCCATTAGTAGTGACTTAACATCGTTCTGACTCCACCACTAACAATGACATTTCTATTTAGAGAGGTAATATCAGGGTGTACTGTACATACTTTGAATTGCTACTGCTCAAAAAGTGCAAGCCATAAATAATATTCACTACAGGGCTTGATGTCATGGAAATCTTAAGGATTCTAACTTTAACACAGTGGAGTGATTTATTGATTTGTGGCTGCAAAGAGCAAAATAAGAAAGTTATTCACACAGTACCATAAACCTGGGACTGACTGCTACGTAAGAGTTTTATGGTCTCATTTTTACGACTTTATCTGCAAGTGTTACAGCAAGGTgacaataatgtacatataaCTATGGATAATGTGACGGATTTAAAGTTATTTACCCGCAAATATCATTTTTGTTCCATAAAAAGATTGAACGTGACATCAATCGATCTAAGTGGTCCTCAAATGTGActcaaaacaacacagtgacTAGTGAAGCGTATGAAGCATCTGCGACTGAGACAACAGAAGACACACTGGCTGCAGTGATGGATTATGAGGATTTTCCACCCCCACCGGCTGAGGATTCTGACTATCTTCCACCCCCACCTCCAGACTTACTACAAATGCCATCAGACAGTCAAAATATTCCAGCATGCCAATACTCACCTGAGCCCCAAGAACCAGCAAACCCCCCAAAATACCCACTCAACAGAGAGGCTTACTTCAAGCAGAGGAGTATGTATGAGCTGAAACGTCTTTACAAGCACATTCATCCTGAGGTTCGTAAGAATATCGAGAAGGAGTACTACAGTGATTACAATGAAACTGAGAACAACCAGTTGGAGAGCCAAGTGTACATGTATGAAGAAGATGACGGTAGCCCAGATGAGATCAACGATGAAGAATACGGGGAATGGGAAGAGATTCTCCCCGGGGAGGTGCAGACAATGCGATGGATGTTTGAAAATAAGCCACTAGACACCATTAAAGATGAAGCTCCTAATGATGAGgacgacaacaacaaaataactcAAAAGGAAATCATTCTTGGAAAAGACGTGAGACGCACAGCTTGGATGTTTGAGACCAAGCCAATGGATGAGCTGAGTTCACACAATATCAGCTCGacagaatataaaaacaaattcaacaaGTTTGATAAAGGGGATGTCCGTGCTGCAGCCTGGCTTTTTGAAACCCAGACAATGGACACTCTAAATAAAATGCACAAGGAGGAGGATTTAACAAAAGAGATAGTGTTCACAGAGGAGGATGGGAATGCTACCATTTACATGATCGACAATAAGTACATGGAAAGCCTCGGACACACTGAGACCATTGATGAGAGCCATCTGTTAAGCCTAAGGTCAGTGTTAGAGGAAATTAATGGTGAAAGGAAAACTGTTACAACCACTTTTGATACTCAGTTTAAATGCATCATTATGGGACAGTCAAGCCAAATGCTGGAGATTAAGTCTGTGCGTAAAATTGAGACTGAATTGGAGAACTCCATTGCTTCACGTTGGCTTTTTGATACCCAACCCCTGGacaggacaaacacagaaccTACATCTTTGAAACTTGTGTGTAGTCTTTCCATGGAGGATAGCAATAAGGGAGACTGGGGCAGGTGGTTGTTTGAGATAAAGACATTAAATTCTCTAACCGAGTGGGAGAGCTCGAAAATGGAGACTCAAGAGATCATTGGAGCTGACGTGCGCAAGCACTGCTTGGTGTTCGAAACCCAGCCAATGGATTCTCTGAAGGATGACTCCAATGCAAGATCCCAGTCTATTGAAGAAATTATCGGGGGTAATGTTAGATCTGCAAGACACTTTTTTGAAAGCAGTCCTCAAGCACAGAGGAAGACTGACCCTGAGGTTGGAAAACTTCAAAAGGCAACAGCGAATGGAGAAATGAAAGGGGATGTGAGGCACCAAAAGTGGCGCTTTGAGAGTCATCCTCTGGAGCACAtaagagaggggaagaaagaggtTACTCGCACTGTGAATGTTGAGGACGACCTCACACAGGAGGATGGCACAAGCTGCAGGGCAGATGTTCGCAAGAACTGCTGGGTGTTTGAGACCCAGCCAATGGATACTTTAAAAGATGATTCAAATAGTCTGCCCATGACAAAAGAGGAAATTATTGCAGGTAACGTGAGATCGGCCAGACATTATTTTGAAACGATTCCAACTGAGGAGTTGAAAGAGCTTGCAGAGGTGggcaaactgaaaaaaacaggAGCACTTAATGAGGAGAAGGGTGATGTTCGACATCAAAAATGGCGATTTGAAAGTCAGCCCTTGGAGCAGattagagaggaaaagaaggacaTCGTCAGAACGATAGACCTTGAAGAAATTGATAAAGTGGATGTCTCAAACTACAAGCAAATCTTTGAGAGCACAGATTTAAACAGGAGGGATGAATCTCAAAAGATTCTCATAGAGGGTGTAACATCTGGTGctgtgaaatcaaataaaaaccTCTTTGAGTCTACTCCACTGTATGCTATGCAGGACAGCTCAGGGCACTTCCACGAGGTGAAAACAGTGCGCCGTGAAGAGGTTGTAAGTGGAGATGTAACAACATGCAAGTGGATGTTTGAAACAAGACCCATTGACCAGTTTGATGAAAGCATTGATAAATACCAAATCATCAAAGGCTTATCCAAGCAAGAAATAGAGTCTGGTGATGTTAAAACTGCAAAGTGGTTGTTTGAAACACAGCCTCTTGATGGTATTAAGTACTTCAGCAATATTGACGATGAAGAAGCTGTGGGGTCAAGCAAAAATCTTGAAATCATGAAGGGTGATGTGAAAACCTGCAAGTGGCTTTTTGAGACAAAACCAATGGATATCTTGTATGACAGAGTGGAGTTAAAGGGTGAAAATGAATCTGAAGAAGTGCAAAAGGGAGACGTCAAAACCTGCACGTGGCTTTTTGAGACACAAGCAATTGATACTATCCATGACGAGACAGAGACTGTTctgaaaacatgcagtgtgAATCAAGAGGACATCAGAGGAAAAGATGTAAGAATggcttgttttctctttgagaCAGAGAAACTGGAGAACCTCACCGGGGAAGAGACGGGCTCTTTTAAGCGTGTCACTGAGATAGATATCGCATCTGGAGATGTGTCAcgaatgaaatacatttttgaaaaccAAACATGCGACATCATGACTTCAACGTCTGAGGAAGTTATGCAAAACCTCAAGAGAGTTCAGACTGAGGACATACAAAAAGGAAATGTGGTAAACTGCAAATGGCTCTTTGAAAACCAGTCCATAGACACAATACATGATAGCCATGAGGAATCTATGAGCAGCCGCACAGTGAAGGATGTACAAGGAGGAGATGTAGATAAGGGCCGTTTCATTTTTGAGACCTACTCCTTAGATGAAATTCAGGAGACATCCTCCGAGGcagacacactgatgaaaacacgaAAAATTGTccaggatgaagatgagaagGGCGATGTGAGAAATTACACCATGATGTTTGAAAGTCAGCCCCTGTATGCCATTCAGGATAAAGAGGGCCTTTACCACGAGGTCACCACTGTCACGAGTGAAGAAGTAACACGAGGAGATGTCGTTGGAGCCCGGTGGCTCTTTGAAACTAAGCCCCTCGACGCTATCAAGGACACAGATGAGGTTTATATAATTAAATCTGTCACACAGCAAGATGTGCAAAAAGGAGATGTCACATCTGCCAAGTGGAAATTTGAGACACAACCTCTGGACAGGATTGCTGAAGAAAAGAAGGCTTCAATAAAAACTGTGGATGATATTCAAGGAGGCAATGTGAGGATGAACAAAGATCGTTTCGAGTCTGACGCGCTGTCACAGGAATCTGTTAGAACGGTCAGTGTGAGCGAAATACAAAAAGGTGATGTCAGGTCTGCGAAGTGGAGATTTGAAACACAGTCCATTGACAAAATAAGAAGCATGAGCTCAGAAAATCTCATTGAAACAGTTAAAAAGGAGGAGGTTGCAAAGGGAGATGTTAAACAGTCAGTCTGGCTCTTTGAGAAAAATCCTCTTGACCATATTAAAGAGATAAATGAGGACCAAGATCATGTGACCGTGACTCAAGAGGAGATTTCCAGAGCGGATGTAAAGACTACAACGTGGCTCTTTGAGACGACACCATTTGACAACTTTAATGAGACAAAAATGGAGAGGACTGAAATCCTGGGCAAGAGCATCAAGGGAACTCTTGAGGAACTTTATAGTCAGGAAATGGTAAAGTCAAAGGGAGTACTCATTGAAGCTGATGAAATTGGTGATGTTAGGATGGCAAAATACCAGCTAATGAATAAGCAGGCTCCGGAGATACAACGAGAGGAAGTCATTAGGGGGGATCTGCAGACAATTATGATGAACCTACTGaacagacaggaaataaaggAGCATCAGATAGTCATAGATTCAGAGGAGAAGGGTAATATCAGTTCAACAGTGCAGCAACTATTCAAccaggagagagacagcagtATTGAAAGGGAGGAAATATTAACAGGTGACATCCGGGAAGCAATAAACAACCTTTTCAGTGAGGACAAGTCAGCAAAACATGGAATACTCATCCAGGAGGACGAGAAAGGAGACGTGCAGATGACATTATATGCCCTTCTAAATAAACAAGAGAACGTTAATGTTGAAAAAGAGGACATTATACGAGGGGATATAAAGAGTACTCTTCAAAAACTGTCCTGCTCAGACAAGTCAGATCGCGAAGTGAAGATAAAGGTAGATGCCACTGAAAAAGGAAATGTCAGCTTTTACTCCACGTGCATTGAATCTGGATCTCTCGACTATCTTAGACAGCTCCATTTAGAACCTGATGAGActccaaacacagcagaaaaagagaaaatcgTCGGAGGCGACATCAAGGGCACAAAACTCATCCTTGGTCGTAACCAAACGCAAATTGAGCGCACAGTGGAGGACGTCATACCCGGTGATGTTCACAACACTGTGAAAGTTTTCATGTCGGAGCCAACAGTTTCACTGGAAAGACTCCAAAAGGAGGACATAGTCAAAGGTAATTTAAGAGCTGCTTTGAATTCATTGTCTGAATCAGCAAATCAGACAGTTGttgtggagaaagaggaggtggtgAAAGGCAACATACCGAAAGCCCTGCGTTGCCTGGAAAGGGCTCAAAAGCGGCACAAGGAGGTGGAGAAGCCAGATATTATCCCAGGAAATATCAAAGGGGCTCTGAGATCCCTTGAGAAGTCAGCAACATCCAGAGCTGAAGCTGTTGTGGAGGATTTAGTTTCTGGAGATGTGAAGGCCACGCTCAAATCTCTGGAGCTGGCAAAACAAACCGTGAGGGAGGTGGAAAAGGAAGAAATTGTCAGGGGTGATATTCGCATAGCAATGCAAAGTCTGCATGATGCCTCcagtgagaggagaaagtgtCAGCAGGGGACAGATGTCCAGGGAGACGTCAAAGGAACAATTCAGCTCTTAATGGAGCCTCCACCTTCACCGAGGATGCAGAGGAGCCCAAGCCTTGAGGAGGACGTAAAGGGTGATGTTAAGATGTCAATTAAGGCATTATATGAGACGCAGGAGCAAACCCAGCTGGAGAAAGAAGAAGTGATAAAGGGTGATGTTAAAGGCACTATTAAATCCTTGCTGCAAACAGCACAGCGTGCAACTCCCAAAGTCAAACTCGGAGCATACAGACGAGTCAGAGTCAAGCAGAGCCCTCCAGTTAAAAACCTAACGGCTGATGCACAGAGGAACATACAGAAGATAAAAACTGCTAATTTAGTTAAAAGATCAAAAGAAAATCATTCTGTCTCTAATGAAACTGAAATAGTTCAGACAAGGTCAAGTTCTGTGGAGCGATCTGCTCAGCAATCAACAAATGTGGTGAAGCATAAAACGATTACCCAAAACCACGGAATCAAAACGTTAAAGACGGAGTTTCGGAATCTAAAGTCGAGCACAAAGGGAATGATAAAAGTAGATAAAACCAAAGTTGCAACTGATACTTACATCCTAAAAGTACCAGAGTCTGATCTGCCtcttccaccaccacctccaccagtAGTAGACATtgaccttcctcctcctcctcttccctctgttgATTCTGACATTGatcaccttcctcctccaccaccacctctcaCCAGCGAGCAGGacttcctcccacctcctccatctcaaCAGGAGCTGGAGAGCATGCCAGCACAGGCAATTCATCCTTCAccagcaaaagcaaaaaagatGACAGTTAAAAAAGTGAAAGGTCCTGCTTTACACCCGGTCCCGAAGCTGGAGCCTAAAGTGGAAATCAGTAAAACACAACACGTGGAGGTTACATCAGAGAAAGTGGTCGAAATGAGCCAGAACCAGTTGAAAACTACATCAAAAACTGGTCCATGTGAAATCCCTCCACCCCCTGAGTCACCACAACGGCTAAAGAAAGCTTACATCTCTCCTGTGAAATTcacccctccaccctctcctccaccctcaaTGAGAGGGCCCGTGAGTAAATTTAATACTCCATTgataaaagcagaagaaaagtaTCGGAAGCTGCGGGAGGAAAACACCCCCCCAGCCACTCCAACACCCACTTACATACATGACTCAGTCACTGCTGCTCTTCAAATGCTTTCCACCTTAGACACAGAGCAGTCAAATAACAGCACATCAGAAATGGTGACAGCTGAAAAGATGGCAATGAGTGCTCATTCAGACTCCCGATCATGTAATTTATCCAAGCATGTTGTTGTCTCAAATGCCACCCAGAGCACCGTCAGCGCTAGTCAtgagaaagccctcacagatTCAATGATTACATCCTCTGCTAAACAGCAAATCGTCTCTAATGAGACTTCTAAGGTTGTCTCTGTTC
This window encodes:
- the xirp2b gene encoding uncharacterized protein xirp2b, with the protein product MYQAAVSKRADNTIPSGVMEESEVCSLPGGLASVRKQFETQETATSHNITQFHFHHRAVQETSDSEVTVSSSSRQVVPGSQQLLFNQETMVSYSNNNLESSYENHQNETEEEFPRYTTKELRDHFERTIEEAAPQKPIKIERDINRSKWSSNVTQNNTVTSEAYEASATETTEDTLAAVMDYEDFPPPPAEDSDYLPPPPPDLLQMPSDSQNIPACQYSPEPQEPANPPKYPLNREAYFKQRSMYELKRLYKHIHPEVRKNIEKEYYSDYNETENNQLESQVYMYEEDDGSPDEINDEEYGEWEEILPGEVQTMRWMFENKPLDTIKDEAPNDEDDNNKITQKEIILGKDVRRTAWMFETKPMDELSSHNISSTEYKNKFNKFDKGDVRAAAWLFETQTMDTLNKMHKEEDLTKEIVFTEEDGNATIYMIDNKYMESLGHTETIDESHLLSLRSVLEEINGERKTVTTTFDTQFKCIIMGQSSQMLEIKSVRKIETELENSIASRWLFDTQPLDRTNTEPTSLKLVCSLSMEDSNKGDWGRWLFEIKTLNSLTEWESSKMETQEIIGADVRKHCLVFETQPMDSLKDDSNARSQSIEEIIGGNVRSARHFFESSPQAQRKTDPEVGKLQKATANGEMKGDVRHQKWRFESHPLEHIREGKKEVTRTVNVEDDLTQEDGTSCRADVRKNCWVFETQPMDTLKDDSNSLPMTKEEIIAGNVRSARHYFETIPTEELKELAEVGKLKKTGALNEEKGDVRHQKWRFESQPLEQIREEKKDIVRTIDLEEIDKVDVSNYKQIFESTDLNRRDESQKILIEGVTSGAVKSNKNLFESTPLYAMQDSSGHFHEVKTVRREEVVSGDVTTCKWMFETRPIDQFDESIDKYQIIKGLSKQEIESGDVKTAKWLFETQPLDGIKYFSNIDDEEAVGSSKNLEIMKGDVKTCKWLFETKPMDILYDRVELKGENESEEVQKGDVKTCTWLFETQAIDTIHDETETVLKTCSVNQEDIRGKDVRMACFLFETEKLENLTGEETGSFKRVTEIDIASGDVSRMKYIFENQTCDIMTSTSEEVMQNLKRVQTEDIQKGNVVNCKWLFENQSIDTIHDSHEESMSSRTVKDVQGGDVDKGRFIFETYSLDEIQETSSEADTLMKTRKIVQDEDEKGDVRNYTMMFESQPLYAIQDKEGLYHEVTTVTSEEVTRGDVVGARWLFETKPLDAIKDTDEVYIIKSVTQQDVQKGDVTSAKWKFETQPLDRIAEEKKASIKTVDDIQGGNVRMNKDRFESDALSQESVRTVSVSEIQKGDVRSAKWRFETQSIDKIRSMSSENLIETVKKEEVAKGDVKQSVWLFEKNPLDHIKEINEDQDHVTVTQEEISRADVKTTTWLFETTPFDNFNETKMERTEILGKSIKGTLEELYSQEMVKSKGVLIEADEIGDVRMAKYQLMNKQAPEIQREEVIRGDLQTIMMNLLNRQEIKEHQIVIDSEEKGNISSTVQQLFNQERDSSIEREEILTGDIREAINNLFSEDKSAKHGILIQEDEKGDVQMTLYALLNKQENVNVEKEDIIRGDIKSTLQKLSCSDKSDREVKIKVDATEKGNVSFYSTCIESGSLDYLRQLHLEPDETPNTAEKEKIVGGDIKGTKLILGRNQTQIERTVEDVIPGDVHNTVKVFMSEPTVSLERLQKEDIVKGNLRAALNSLSESANQTVVVEKEEVVKGNIPKALRCLERAQKRHKEVEKPDIIPGNIKGALRSLEKSATSRAEAVVEDLVSGDVKATLKSLELAKQTVREVEKEEIVRGDIRIAMQSLHDASSERRKCQQGTDVQGDVKGTIQLLMEPPPSPRMQRSPSLEEDVKGDVKMSIKALYETQEQTQLEKEEVIKGDVKGTIKSLLQTAQRATPKVKLGAYRRVRVKQSPPVKNLTADAQRNIQKIKTANLVKRSKENHSVSNETEIVQTRSSSVERSAQQSTNVVKHKTITQNHGIKTLKTEFRNLKSSTKGMIKVDKTKVATDTYILKVPESDLPLPPPPPPVVDIDLPPPPLPSVDSDIDHLPPPPPPLTSEQDFLPPPPSQQELESMPAQAIHPSPAKAKKMTVKKVKGPALHPVPKLEPKVEISKTQHVEVTSEKVVEMSQNQLKTTSKTGPCEIPPPPESPQRLKKAYISPVKFTPPPSPPPSMRGPVSKFNTPLIKAEEKYRKLREENTPPATPTPTYIHDSVTAALQMLSTLDTEQSNNSTSEMVTAEKMAMSAHSDSRSCNLSKHVVVSNATQSTVSASHEKALTDSMITSSAKQQITSSVSAVRQQMHTSTQKTVSVSSKQSAQSVMADKVQTSITDAAKTENMAADRKKDSKNQKTMASYKSEDQKEDEQNESKSPQRGNKKKTDRSPTKSQEKVFDQPMQAEKAAANTNGKTSKANQKVKKNNKQEKQVVTKTSNDSEIESVSQDFKVEVKEAAEVKVISESTEVKTELKQGIKSKSVTPSPAAASAVTVSITDSQAESPAKKKKRSKKSKGVAQPVKGKEISVELNTDVIEAKTATSEKSPQTQETLAQIHKSVKDEQIQVKREVITTESKDDQNSQPQDAVRKHVRGAQKTKGATVIQQSAEEPSEESRDVPITVTGESEQNELVKSTGRTEESQRQEVQVLISHITERQSVSQKTKSEKILCSTDPDWLMSPERKCEVEGSAVDSDAQTNSEILSHMRKLAEPKMMDLEDYETLEKHECEPVCEKSASGGATPRISKISIGSAKIENQTKKKTSHERRKDEVGQCKSVDLRSPSPSLRMRSPSPTFITIESTRRTDSPQRVTPSPTLLHRPPTPPTPPPRRCDTPTSRLTRITPSPTFDRAENLARLKDTTAKLSRGVTPPPLLSQQISEKKSEIVESPASFHRQIKIESQLVEASVTSTATEKPKKTLSGEAQQADVNSPHVEEDQVNISEGLNANEIQSKSETHMPLCQNDPDLVEAADISEPSSASVKEKREFFEEAQWAEINKTYMRKEPIAIPERLGPDMEECEEENKNKEKDELPKADLSSLVNKFESAEETLNFRKELIPLTERLRNDSESTDCDKEKADTLEQEMPTFDIQAIKNVFELGEQSSSFREEKKDQEEPVSSLTETTADTSKQESPQETKGGSRKSTPLPPQKNEVETVAAEPPAAFSETNSITEHFSNVDEFGNKVTGTRTAVTEHTESVSTQQAPFSYADAVKRKAAAARRTQTYDEDATESLLRNFHKTWTESETVFKSLGYTVSEETTSQVVSHETKIVLSGSSSEVGALHGMSEESLSDGCSDSGQKKVP